A region of Desulfovibrio sp. DNA encodes the following proteins:
- a CDS encoding AMIN domain-containing protein, with the protein MFETKAAGYSRSFYLAAVLTWTAGVALLFITAVWGGFYGMMDAMMSAREAKHLEQSLPGASHQGQTATTPVAPNPFEQPAAHLSPTGWAVSETEKGLQHLELRLEKLIQNDFSLDKPAPPPLSNIAVGEVRQEIKKPEPARQHSGPPLMQGELGVVKTVKYEPGDGRFMMTLQTSAMPEKVSFFYLDNPRRLAVNLQGAWRNMAPRSTDFATGPISKAAVGEHPDYVRVTLHFRDPKAPKPADPAITKLKDGLGVSLTTK; encoded by the coding sequence ATGTTCGAGACCAAGGCCGCAGGATACTCCCGAAGCTTTTATCTCGCCGCCGTACTGACGTGGACGGCGGGTGTCGCTCTTCTGTTCATCACTGCCGTCTGGGGTGGTTTTTACGGCATGATGGACGCCATGATGAGCGCCCGGGAGGCCAAACATCTGGAGCAAAGCCTCCCTGGGGCATCACATCAAGGGCAGACTGCAACCACGCCCGTGGCCCCGAACCCCTTCGAACAGCCTGCGGCTCATCTGTCACCGACCGGATGGGCTGTTTCGGAAACCGAAAAAGGGCTGCAACACCTTGAGCTACGACTCGAAAAACTGATCCAGAACGATTTCAGCTTGGACAAACCGGCTCCCCCGCCACTTTCCAACATTGCTGTCGGCGAGGTGCGTCAGGAGATCAAAAAACCGGAACCCGCGCGCCAACATTCCGGCCCTCCTCTCATGCAGGGCGAGCTGGGGGTGGTCAAGACCGTGAAGTACGAACCCGGTGACGGCCGTTTCATGATGACCCTGCAGACCAGCGCCATGCCCGAAAAAGTAAGCTTCTTTTACCTGGACAACCCCCGGCGTCTGGCGGTCAATCTTCAGGGCGCCTGGCGCAACATGGCCCCCAGGAGCACCGATTTCGCCACAGGCCCGATCTCCAAGGCAGCGGTTGGTGAGCATCCCGACTACGTGCGCGTGACGCTCCATTTCCGGGACCCCAAAGCCCCAAAGCCCGCTGACCCGGCCATCACCAAGTTGAAAGACGGACTTGGTGTAAGCTTGACCACGAAATAG
- a CDS encoding DUF3540 domain-containing protein, with product MQKPKHIAAPAPSLEYGRVKAATPGRIEVETSFGTVSAARAVSCLVEPAAGDKVLLSVDMAGEAYVLSVLASASPVALAIDGDVRLAVRSGSFTVVADKDLTLSCPGELTAASGGISVHASTGNAVIERMSFMGQALKTQFKRVRSVAQSMDQVFRRFTMRAQESSRYVKEHDEVQAGSQRVLVEDLCALHAKNHSVMAEEQVVINAEQIHMG from the coding sequence ATGCAAAAGCCCAAACACATAGCCGCACCAGCCCCCTCGTTGGAGTACGGACGTGTGAAAGCGGCAACCCCCGGCCGCATCGAGGTGGAGACTTCCTTCGGCACGGTTTCGGCCGCCAGGGCCGTCAGCTGCCTGGTGGAACCCGCTGCAGGCGACAAGGTGCTCTTAAGCGTGGACATGGCCGGGGAGGCCTACGTTCTCTCCGTTCTCGCGAGCGCGTCACCAGTGGCTCTGGCCATTGACGGCGACGTACGGCTGGCGGTTCGAAGCGGTAGTTTCACGGTAGTTGCGGACAAGGACCTCACCCTCTCCTGTCCTGGCGAGCTCACGGCCGCGTCCGGCGGGATATCCGTGCACGCATCCACTGGCAACGCGGTCATCGAGCGCATGAGCTTCATGGGCCAAGCGCTGAAAACCCAGTTCAAACGCGTGCGCAGCGTGGCCCAGAGCATGGACCAGGTGTTCAGGCGCTTCACCATGCGCGCTCAGGAGTCCAGCCGGTACGTCAAGGAACACGACGAGGTGCAGGCGGGATCCCAGCGCGTCCTGGTGGAGGACCTCTGCGCCCTGCACGCCAAGAACCACTCCGTGATGGCCGAGGAACAGGTGGTGATAAACGCCGAACAGATACACATGGGCTAA
- the tssI gene encoding type VI secretion system tip protein VgrG: MPDQQPHFTFKIQGFDKDTFHVVRFTGTEGLSKLYQFELTVLSEKTSIDFEQALSGTATFTIKRQGITDLTWHGILRDFQQLQRADKHVFYRALLVPKAWELTQTQHNQIFLNMDMPQFLQQCLTDGGLSPGLDFEVNATGNYPKREYVCQYNETHFNFASRWMERNGFYFFFDQSGSQEKMMVADSLNVHTPHPGGGILKYAEPTGLDSSLTGQAAKNFYCEQRRLPKEVLLKDYNYRTPELDIQVKEQVSEKGSGTVYMHGGHLRSPTEAANQAKVRAQELKCREKLFFGESNAPFLQPGYTFTLQNHYRNDFNQSYLLIEVKHEGAQESWLTAGLGTTGLGDKLFYRNGFVAIPANVQFRSEQKTPAPRIEGTLSAVIDAEGSGQYAELDDQGRYKVIMPFDLSGRKEGHASAWLRMIQPYAGSGHGMHFPLHKGTEVAVIHHEGDPDRPIIAGAVPNPLTQSMVTSNNQTQSRITTSGGNLIHIEDQEGSQRILLSSPTQQSFVRIGSHNDPDDPKPPAEEKPPSYKPTKGNLGSSLENWEWAESPDGLKLCSVGPITIKAQESFETILGNENVIVFGVSTSSTIGAEITFVLGGLVEYQFPSKLSYSSAETHLKGELSKIYATQTEVAASQNTIVDEILELVDERTDIQNNKIALCATKQELTTAKTQIGATMDANYATKEELTATKSALTSDLEFICLVAEHTFATKEELTATKSEVSGEVNQVRGELTTQSGQITSMAGDVSNLWGVVNVVAGEVGFV, translated from the coding sequence ATGCCTGATCAACAGCCCCACTTCACCTTCAAGATCCAGGGGTTCGACAAGGACACCTTTCATGTGGTTCGTTTCACGGGCACCGAAGGTCTCTCCAAGCTCTACCAGTTCGAACTGACGGTCCTGTCCGAAAAGACGTCCATCGATTTCGAGCAGGCTCTTTCAGGGACCGCCACCTTCACCATCAAGCGCCAGGGCATCACCGACCTCACCTGGCACGGCATTCTGCGGGACTTCCAGCAACTCCAGCGAGCCGACAAGCACGTCTTCTACCGCGCCCTGCTGGTGCCCAAGGCCTGGGAGCTCACCCAGACCCAGCACAACCAGATTTTCTTGAACATGGACATGCCCCAGTTCCTGCAGCAGTGCCTGACCGACGGCGGCCTTTCCCCGGGCCTTGATTTCGAGGTAAACGCGACCGGCAATTATCCCAAGCGCGAATACGTGTGCCAATACAACGAGACCCACTTCAACTTCGCCTCGCGCTGGATGGAGAGAAACGGCTTCTACTTCTTCTTCGATCAGTCCGGCAGCCAGGAAAAGATGATGGTCGCAGACAGCTTGAACGTCCACACTCCCCACCCTGGCGGGGGAATACTCAAGTATGCCGAGCCCACGGGCCTGGATTCAAGCCTTACAGGCCAGGCCGCCAAGAACTTCTACTGCGAGCAGCGCCGCCTGCCAAAAGAGGTATTGCTCAAGGACTACAACTACCGGACTCCCGAGCTGGACATACAGGTCAAGGAACAGGTCAGCGAGAAGGGCTCCGGCACCGTGTACATGCACGGCGGACATTTGCGTTCCCCGACGGAAGCGGCAAATCAGGCCAAGGTCCGGGCTCAGGAACTCAAGTGCCGCGAAAAGCTCTTCTTTGGCGAGTCCAACGCCCCGTTCCTTCAGCCCGGATACACCTTCACCCTGCAGAACCACTACCGCAACGACTTCAACCAGTCTTACCTGCTCATTGAGGTCAAGCACGAAGGAGCCCAGGAAAGCTGGCTCACAGCGGGCCTGGGGACCACAGGACTTGGCGACAAACTTTTCTACCGCAACGGTTTTGTGGCCATCCCGGCCAACGTGCAGTTTAGGTCCGAGCAAAAGACCCCCGCACCCAGGATTGAAGGAACCCTCTCAGCGGTCATCGACGCCGAGGGTTCGGGCCAGTACGCCGAATTGGACGACCAGGGCCGCTACAAGGTCATCATGCCGTTTGACCTCTCGGGCAGAAAGGAAGGGCACGCTTCCGCCTGGCTGCGCATGATCCAGCCATATGCCGGCTCCGGCCACGGCATGCACTTTCCCCTGCACAAGGGTACGGAGGTGGCGGTCATCCACCACGAGGGCGACCCGGACAGACCCATCATCGCCGGTGCAGTACCCAATCCCTTGACCCAGTCCATGGTCACCAGCAATAACCAGACCCAGTCCCGCATCACCACCTCCGGCGGCAACCTCATCCACATCGAGGACCAGGAGGGCAGCCAGCGCATCCTGCTTTCAAGCCCCACCCAGCAGAGCTTCGTGCGCATCGGCTCCCACAACGACCCCGACGACCCGAAACCGCCCGCTGAAGAGAAACCGCCTTCTTACAAACCAACCAAGGGCAATCTCGGGAGTTCTCTCGAGAACTGGGAATGGGCCGAAAGTCCGGACGGCCTCAAGCTCTGCAGCGTCGGGCCGATCACCATCAAAGCCCAGGAAAGCTTTGAAACCATCTTGGGCAACGAGAACGTAATCGTGTTCGGAGTAAGTACGTCATCAACGATTGGCGCCGAGATCACTTTCGTCCTGGGCGGGTTGGTGGAATACCAATTTCCCAGCAAGCTTTCCTACTCCAGCGCGGAGACTCATTTAAAAGGAGAACTCTCGAAAATATACGCCACCCAGACCGAGGTTGCCGCAAGTCAGAACACCATCGTCGACGAAATTCTCGAACTCGTGGACGAACGGACGGATATACAGAACAACAAAATTGCCCTTTGCGCCACCAAGCAGGAACTGACCACGGCCAAAACCCAGATCGGCGCAACCATGGACGCGAACTACGCGACCAAGGAAGAACTCACTGCCACAAAGAGCGCACTTACCAGTGATCTTGAGTTCATTTGCTTGGTAGCCGAGCATACCTTTGCCACCAAGGAAGAGCTCACTGCCACAAAGAGTGAGGTATCAGGGGAAGTTAACCAGGTGCGAGGTGAACTGACCACCCAATCCGGCCAGATAACCTCCATGGCGGGAGATGTCTCCAACCTGTGGGGGGTGGTCAACGTAGTGGCTGGGGAAGTCGGCTTCGTTTGA
- the tssI gene encoding type VI secretion system tip protein VgrG produces MVRFTGTEGLSKLYQFDLTLLSEKTSIDFKKALSGTATFTIKRQEGGDLTWHGILRDFQQLQRSDKHVFYRALLVPKAWELTQTMHNQIFLNMDMPEFLQQCLTDAGLSQGLDFQVNTTGSYPKREYVCQYNETHFNFASRWMERNGFYFFFDQSGSQEKVVITDSLNVHTPNPGGDTLKYAEPTGLDAGLTGQAAKNFYCDQRRLPKEVLLKDYNYRTPSLTIQAKELVSESGTGTVYMHGGHLLTPTEAASEAKIRTEEFKCREQLFFGESNAPFLQPGYTFTLQDHYRSDFNQSYLLIEVKHEGAQESWLTAGLEATGVGDKLFYRNSFAAIPASVQFRPEVKTPKPKIEGPLSAVIDAEESGQYAELDDQGRYKVIMPFDLSGRKDGQASTWLRMIQPYAGSGHGMHFPLHKGTEVAVIHYEGDPDRPVIAGAVPNPETQSMVTSANQTMSNITTSGGNQIHIQDQDGSQRILLNSTAKGNFIRIGAHNDPAVDWGDVGDTIKEMATDGINLTTPQWFNVKAEFANQIVLADNTQTTIGFYSCNYIGGALTFYIGPAATFHVGPQKDYTLTRNRGHFHLEEAGAETTRTLGALAEQVMDHTQTLGEHTQTIAEHTQTIGEHTETIAEHTETIAEHTENIGEIDRWAGSIEETIGEIDQFAAQVNQTLADHTQTIGEHTQTLAEHTQTIGELEQNAGDINILSVTVNNITTDNVFIAATFNVV; encoded by the coding sequence GTGGTGCGCTTCACGGGGACCGAAGGTCTTTCCAAACTCTACCAGTTCGACCTGACGCTTCTCTCCGAAAAGACGTCCATTGATTTTAAAAAAGCTCTGTCCGGAACCGCCACCTTCACCATCAAACGCCAGGAGGGCGGCGATCTTACCTGGCACGGCATTTTGAGGGATTTCCAGCAGCTGCAGCGTTCGGACAAACACGTCTTCTATCGTGCCCTGCTGGTGCCCAAGGCCTGGGAGCTCACCCAGACCATGCACAACCAGATATTTCTGAACATGGATATGCCCGAGTTCCTGCAGCAATGCCTGACGGACGCAGGCCTTTCCCAAGGTCTCGATTTCCAGGTGAATACCACGGGCAGCTATCCCAAACGCGAGTATGTGTGCCAATACAACGAGACACACTTCAACTTCGCCTCGCGTTGGATGGAAAGAAACGGCTTCTACTTCTTCTTCGACCAGTCCGGCAGCCAGGAAAAGGTGGTGATAACCGACAGCCTGAACGTCCACACTCCGAACCCAGGGGGCGATACGCTCAAATACGCCGAGCCCACGGGGTTGGACGCGGGGCTGACCGGACAGGCCGCCAAGAACTTCTACTGTGACCAACGGCGCCTTCCCAAAGAGGTGCTGCTCAAGGACTACAACTACCGGACCCCCAGCCTGACCATCCAGGCCAAGGAACTGGTCAGCGAGAGCGGCACCGGCACCGTGTACATGCACGGTGGCCACCTGCTTACTCCAACTGAAGCCGCGAGCGAGGCCAAGATACGCACAGAAGAGTTCAAATGCCGCGAGCAGCTTTTTTTCGGCGAGTCCAACGCGCCATTCCTGCAACCCGGATACACTTTCACCCTGCAAGATCACTACCGGAGCGACTTCAACCAGTCCTACCTGCTCATCGAAGTCAAACATGAAGGCGCACAGGAGAGCTGGCTTACCGCCGGGCTGGAAGCCACTGGAGTGGGAGACAAGCTCTTTTACCGCAACAGCTTCGCGGCCATCCCGGCCAGCGTGCAATTCAGGCCGGAGGTCAAGACTCCCAAGCCCAAGATAGAAGGGCCTCTTTCAGCGGTCATCGATGCGGAAGAATCGGGTCAATACGCCGAGTTGGACGACCAGGGCCGCTACAAGGTGATCATGCCGTTCGACCTTTCAGGACGGAAGGACGGGCAGGCCTCCACCTGGCTTCGCATGATACAACCCTATGCGGGCTCCGGCCACGGCATGCATTTCCCCTTGCACAAGGGGACTGAAGTGGCGGTTATCCACTATGAAGGCGACCCTGACCGGCCGGTCATCGCCGGGGCCGTGCCCAACCCCGAGACCCAATCCATGGTCACCAGCGCCAATCAGACCATGTCCAACATCACCACCTCCGGCGGCAACCAGATCCATATCCAGGACCAGGACGGCAGCCAGCGCATCCTGCTCAACTCCACCGCCAAAGGAAATTTCATACGCATCGGCGCACACAACGACCCGGCCGTTGACTGGGGCGATGTGGGGGACACCATCAAGGAAATGGCCACCGACGGCATCAACCTCACTACGCCGCAGTGGTTCAACGTCAAGGCCGAGTTCGCCAACCAGATCGTCCTGGCGGACAACACCCAGACCACCATCGGGTTCTATTCCTGCAACTACATCGGTGGTGCGCTCACCTTTTACATAGGGCCCGCCGCCACTTTCCACGTAGGGCCGCAAAAAGATTACACCCTTACGCGCAACAGAGGCCACTTCCACTTGGAAGAAGCAGGAGCGGAAACGACCAGAACTCTCGGCGCTCTGGCGGAACAGGTTATGGACCACACCCAAACCCTGGGCGAGCATACCCAAACCATAGCCGAGCACACTCAGACCATCGGTGAACACACCGAGACCATCGCCGAACACACCGAGACCATCGCCGAACACACGGAAAATATCGGTGAGATCGACCGATGGGCGGGGAGCATCGAAGAGACCATTGGAGAGATCGACCAGTTTGCAGCCCAAGTGAACCAGACACTGGCCGACCACACCCAGACCATAGGCGAGCACACCCAGACACTGGCCGAACATACCCAGACAATTGGAGAGCTGGAGCAAAACGCCGGGGACATCAACATACTGAGTGTAACCGTCAATAACATCACCACCGACAATGTCTTCATAGCTGCCACATTCAATGTTGTGTGA
- the tssI gene encoding type VI secretion system tip protein VgrG — MANAQLKFSFEIQGFDKDAFHVVRFSGEEGISQLYHFEIELFASDMDVDFEKALSNTATFSIKRKLGDIPFHGILKTFEQLSHSGPYTFYRAVLVPKAWWLTQTTHNQVFLNQNNEHFLTAVLKDGGLSPGLDFKLSLQGSYPTWEYICQYDETHFDFASRWMERDGLYYFFQQGSTGEKMVITDSLTSHGPMPQGETFRYSPPSSMQVGHEEEVLTDFTLTQRRLPKKVQLKDYNYQTPSLELSAETLVSQSGQGIHYLYGLHFMNTSQGEALAKIRAEDFRCREKLFNGVSSIPFVRPGYTFKIDNHYRGSFNQSYQTIACRHEGSQEAWLVSGLGLTFSKERDNLLFYRNSFTAIPASVQFRAELCTERPKISGTLNAKVDAASSGQYAEVDSQGRYKVILPFDLSGRKDGHASAWVRMAQPYAGAGFGMHMPLHKGCEVLITFEGGDPDRPVIAAAVPNPETTSPVTDQNQTQACITTSGGNQIHIQDQEGSQRILLSSPTQQSFVRIGSHNDPDDGYVKGDHSGNWEQAEDPDGLKLYSGGPLTVKASESFEVILGNKNEITLGALTDNVIGERLITTIALFQEIDLTKHVRFGPEIHELWPAMKKAAADREDAIANLRRDIVTNTESIAEHQRFVTACYEVLEEHEATIASHQQKIGTLNRTVGEQTDTIESHQRFITACQEILEEHDTTIATHTRQIATHDETIGTHSRQIGDIDDIAGNVSWMYGALDALATDVDWVIANMNVV, encoded by the coding sequence ATGGCCAATGCCCAACTCAAATTCAGCTTCGAAATACAGGGGTTCGACAAGGACGCCTTCCATGTGGTGCGCTTTTCCGGAGAGGAAGGCATTTCCCAGCTCTACCACTTCGAGATCGAACTCTTCGCGAGCGACATGGACGTGGATTTCGAAAAGGCCCTCTCCAACACCGCCACGTTCAGCATTAAGCGAAAGCTCGGGGACATCCCCTTTCATGGAATCCTGAAAACCTTCGAGCAGTTGAGCCATTCCGGTCCGTACACCTTCTACCGGGCCGTGCTTGTGCCCAAGGCCTGGTGGCTCACCCAGACCACCCATAACCAGGTTTTTTTAAACCAGAACAACGAGCACTTCCTCACCGCGGTATTAAAGGACGGCGGACTAAGCCCGGGCCTGGACTTCAAGCTTTCCCTCCAGGGCTCCTACCCAACCTGGGAATACATTTGCCAGTACGACGAGACCCACTTCGATTTCGCATCGCGCTGGATGGAGCGCGACGGCCTCTATTACTTCTTTCAGCAGGGTTCGACGGGAGAGAAGATGGTCATCACGGACTCTCTCACTTCCCACGGTCCCATGCCCCAGGGTGAGACCTTCCGTTATTCCCCGCCATCCAGCATGCAGGTCGGCCACGAAGAGGAAGTGCTCACGGATTTCACCCTCACCCAGCGCAGGCTCCCCAAGAAGGTGCAGCTCAAGGACTACAACTACCAGACGCCCTCGCTGGAGCTCTCGGCGGAAACCCTGGTCAGCCAGAGCGGCCAGGGCATCCACTACCTCTACGGGCTGCACTTTATGAACACGTCCCAGGGCGAAGCCCTGGCCAAGATCCGCGCCGAGGACTTCAGGTGCCGGGAAAAGCTTTTCAACGGCGTGTCCAGCATCCCCTTCGTACGCCCGGGCTACACCTTCAAGATAGACAACCACTACCGCGGCAGCTTCAACCAATCCTACCAGACCATCGCTTGCCGCCACGAAGGCTCCCAGGAGGCCTGGCTGGTTTCCGGCCTGGGCCTCACCTTCAGCAAGGAACGCGACAACCTCCTCTTCTACCGCAACAGCTTCACCGCCATTCCGGCCTCGGTGCAATTCCGGGCGGAACTCTGCACAGAGAGACCCAAGATTTCCGGCACGTTAAACGCCAAGGTGGATGCGGCCAGCTCCGGCCAATACGCCGAAGTTGATTCCCAGGGCCGCTACAAGGTCATCTTGCCGTTCGACCTCTCGGGAAGAAAGGACGGCCACGCATCGGCCTGGGTGCGCATGGCCCAGCCCTACGCCGGGGCTGGATTTGGCATGCACATGCCCCTGCACAAAGGCTGCGAAGTGCTCATAACCTTCGAGGGCGGCGACCCGGACCGACCGGTGATTGCTGCGGCCGTACCCAACCCGGAGACCACAAGCCCGGTCACTGACCAGAACCAAACCCAGGCCTGCATCACCACCTCCGGCGGCAACCAGATCCATATCCAGGACCAGGAGGGCAGCCAACGCATCCTTCTCTCGAGCCCCACCCAACAGTCTTTCGTTCGCATCGGCTCCCATAATGACCCCGACGACGGGTACGTGAAGGGCGATCACAGCGGCAACTGGGAACAAGCCGAAGACCCCGATGGCCTCAAACTCTACAGCGGCGGTCCGCTGACGGTGAAAGCCAGCGAAAGTTTTGAAGTCATCCTGGGCAACAAAAACGAAATCACCCTTGGAGCGCTCACCGACAACGTGATCGGCGAACGACTCATCACCACTATCGCCCTGTTCCAAGAAATCGATTTGACCAAGCATGTACGGTTTGGTCCGGAAATACATGAGCTCTGGCCGGCAATGAAAAAGGCCGCCGCCGACAGGGAAGATGCCATTGCGAACCTCCGCCGCGACATTGTGACCAACACCGAGTCCATCGCGGAGCACCAAAGATTCGTGACGGCGTGTTATGAGGTATTGGAAGAACACGAAGCGACCATCGCTTCTCATCAACAGAAGATCGGCACTCTCAACAGAACCGTCGGCGAGCAGACCGACACAATCGAGAGCCACCAAAGATTCATCACGGCGTGTCAGGAAATTTTAGAGGAACACGATACGACCATCGCGACCCATACCCGGCAAATTGCGACCCATGACGAGACCATCGGCACGCACTCCAGACAGATCGGAGATATAGATGATATAGCGGGAAATGTGAGCTGGATGTATGGGGCGCTGGATGCTCTTGCCACTGACGTCGATTGGGTCATAGCGAACATGAACGTGGTGTAA